One stretch of Cohnella algarum DNA includes these proteins:
- a CDS encoding nucleoside-diphosphate kinase, translating to MNRVSEEKEHGIVLLKPDGVKRGIYDLLVRRIAENGLQVVRTKTLKLERRDVLTRIVTKFDVEAYAEYMSKSEVIALLVRGPYAIARLIEIKQRIRGEYGLSGNDMENLIHSPDCGNEYYEHFQYLFPELDCVKYGQYADLNVKAGGVDGDVGEALRNLNERSSLHWAGVLFDYGADLTAIEGCKALANDRIRVLFGIAKSCVFRNERLGLIGYLPPDHSFAAAPFFPVEDDAAESFVNWVKSKKGVCVMDYRPFDADSERIIIGMKRIGIDGVVVYDPRFTQHEVARLEVIAEDEQHLLLTGGSNGRIAAGALAVDKTTFRKFCRKMNIQPERQTEGLSLG from the coding sequence AACGGTCTCCAGGTCGTCCGAACGAAAACGCTGAAGCTGGAGCGTCGGGATGTCCTGACCCGGATCGTAACCAAATTCGACGTCGAGGCCTACGCCGAGTACATGTCGAAGTCGGAGGTGATCGCGCTGCTGGTCCGCGGACCCTATGCCATCGCGAGACTGATCGAGATCAAGCAGCGGATTCGGGGAGAATACGGGCTGTCCGGCAACGACATGGAAAATTTGATTCACTCTCCGGACTGCGGCAACGAGTATTACGAGCATTTTCAATATCTCTTTCCCGAACTCGACTGCGTCAAATACGGGCAGTACGCCGATTTGAACGTCAAAGCGGGCGGAGTCGACGGCGACGTCGGAGAAGCGCTGCGGAACCTGAACGAGAGAAGTTCGTTGCACTGGGCGGGCGTACTATTCGATTACGGCGCCGATTTGACGGCGATCGAGGGCTGCAAGGCACTGGCGAACGATCGGATTCGCGTGCTGTTCGGCATCGCCAAATCATGCGTTTTCCGCAACGAACGGCTGGGCCTGATCGGCTATTTGCCTCCCGATCATTCGTTTGCCGCCGCCCCGTTTTTCCCAGTCGAAGACGATGCCGCGGAAAGCTTCGTGAATTGGGTCAAATCGAAAAAAGGCGTTTGCGTGATGGATTATCGGCCGTTTGACGCGGATTCGGAGCGGATCATTATCGGCATGAAGCGTATCGGCATCGACGGGGTCGTCGTTTACGATCCGCGCTTTACGCAGCATGAAGTCGCCCGCCTCGAAGTCATCGCGGAGGACGAGCAGCATCTGCTGCTCACGGGAGGATCGAACGGCCGCATCGCCGCGGGAGCGCTGGCGGTCGATAAAACGACGTTCCGGAAATTTTGCCGGAAGATGAATATCCAACCGGAACGCCAAACGGAGGGGTTAAGCCTTGGATAG